From BD1-7 clade bacterium, one genomic window encodes:
- the thiG gene encoding Thiazole synthase: MTDQVQFYGQSFDSRFLIGSALYPSPAVMADAVQASGSQIITVSLRRQAPEQQAGKTFWDFIQELGCTLLPNTAGCHSAKEAVTLAQMSRDLFETDWVKLEVIGDEYNLQPDPFGLVDAARTLIDDGFKVFPYCTDDLVLCQKLLDVGCEVLMPWGSPIGTGKGLMNPYALTMIRERLPGIPLVVDAGIGLPSHACQAMELGYDAVLLNTAVAEAQNPAVMASAFKQAIEAGRSGYLAGHVPERQTAKPSTPTLGMPFWHQDHG, translated from the coding sequence ATGACAGATCAAGTACAGTTTTACGGCCAATCATTTGATAGCCGTTTTCTTATTGGATCCGCGCTGTACCCATCGCCGGCTGTTATGGCTGACGCGGTACAAGCGTCCGGGTCGCAAATCATTACCGTATCATTGCGGCGCCAAGCGCCGGAGCAACAAGCGGGAAAAACCTTCTGGGATTTTATTCAAGAACTCGGCTGCACCTTATTGCCAAACACCGCTGGCTGCCATTCTGCAAAAGAGGCCGTCACCCTCGCCCAAATGTCTCGGGACTTATTCGAAACCGATTGGGTAAAACTGGAAGTAATCGGCGATGAGTATAATCTGCAACCCGACCCTTTTGGCTTGGTCGATGCGGCGCGTACATTGATTGACGACGGCTTTAAGGTATTCCCCTATTGCACCGATGATCTGGTGCTATGCCAAAAATTATTGGATGTTGGCTGTGAGGTATTAATGCCATGGGGCTCACCCATTGGCACCGGCAAAGGGCTGATGAACCCTTACGCATTAACCATGATTCGCGAACGCCTGCCGGGCATTCCGCTCGTGGTCGATGCTGGCATCGGTTTGCCGTCTCACGCCTGCCAAGCCATGGAATTAGGTTATGACGCGGTGTTACTGAATACCGCAGTCGCCGAGGCGCAAAATCCTGCCGTGATGGCGAGTGCTTTTAAACAGGCGATCGAAGCCGGGCGCTCAGGCTACCTAGCCGGCCATGTGCCGGAACGTCAAACCGCCAAACCCAGCACACCAACGTTGGGGATGCCCTTCTGGCATCAGGATCATGGCTAA
- the thiE gene encoding Thiamine-phosphate synthase: MKQPNVWSIAGSDCSGGAGIQADNQTIHGFDCHPCNVVTAVTAQNTQGVQHIQQTDEPTLNAQWDSLLQDYPPQAIKLGMLGDSTTINTISKRLASIKRPIVCDPVLKSTSGGSLMHDAKAYQQLFEQITLLTPNQIEFFQLFDIPADSLAGGLETLIAAAETVSQTWNINLVVTGGENSFGDEAVDVCVIEGRSFCMHSPFQPSHHTHGTGCSFSTAVAASLSRGYNLLDAVVLAKTYINQGLAQENRSEIAPAAFQHTRFPWHIDYLPSISARGQRPQVKFPQISGQLGCYPVVDSVMWIERCLEAGVKTIQLRVKDVADAELDDMIAQSVALGRQHQARVFINDYWQLAIKHGAYGIHLGQEDLDIADIQAIADAGIHLGVSNHSWFELARGQSLQPSYLAIGPIYETTTKKMPFAPQGLTQLQEWVRLIDSRYPLVAIGGIDLTNASEVLQTGVGSVAMVRAVTEADNYKKALAEFMALCGDC, encoded by the coding sequence ATGAAACAACCTAATGTATGGTCTATTGCCGGTTCAGATTGTAGCGGCGGCGCTGGCATTCAGGCAGACAATCAAACCATTCACGGCTTTGATTGCCATCCATGCAATGTCGTCACTGCCGTTACTGCTCAAAATACACAAGGCGTTCAACACATTCAGCAAACAGACGAGCCGACACTGAATGCACAGTGGGATTCACTGTTGCAAGATTATCCGCCACAAGCGATCAAGCTCGGCATGCTCGGTGATTCGACTACGATCAACACCATCAGCAAACGGTTAGCCTCCATCAAGAGGCCTATCGTCTGCGATCCGGTATTAAAATCTACGTCTGGCGGCAGCTTGATGCACGATGCCAAAGCCTACCAGCAACTCTTCGAACAGATTACGCTACTGACACCCAATCAAATCGAATTTTTCCAACTGTTTGATATCCCTGCCGACAGCCTTGCTGGTGGCTTAGAGACACTGATAGCCGCGGCCGAAACCGTTAGCCAAACTTGGAATATCAATCTCGTTGTTACCGGTGGTGAAAACAGTTTCGGTGATGAAGCCGTCGATGTATGTGTGATTGAAGGCAGAAGCTTTTGTATGCACTCACCGTTTCAGCCCTCTCATCATACACATGGCACTGGCTGCAGTTTCAGTACCGCAGTTGCCGCAAGTCTGTCTCGAGGGTACAACTTGTTGGATGCCGTAGTACTGGCAAAAACCTATATCAATCAGGGTTTGGCACAGGAAAACCGCAGCGAAATTGCGCCCGCCGCATTTCAACACACTCGTTTCCCTTGGCATATCGACTACCTGCCATCAATCAGTGCCCGAGGGCAGAGACCGCAGGTGAAGTTCCCGCAGATCAGTGGCCAACTGGGCTGCTACCCGGTTGTGGATTCGGTCATGTGGATTGAGCGCTGCCTTGAAGCTGGTGTGAAAACCATTCAGCTACGGGTCAAGGATGTTGCCGATGCTGAACTTGATGACATGATTGCACAGTCCGTTGCCCTCGGGCGTCAACATCAGGCTCGCGTATTCATCAACGATTACTGGCAGCTTGCGATTAAACATGGCGCGTACGGTATTCACTTGGGGCAAGAAGATCTCGATATCGCGGATATACAAGCCATTGCCGATGCGGGCATCCATCTGGGTGTCAGCAACCATTCCTGGTTTGAGCTCGCGCGCGGCCAAAGTCTGCAACCCAGCTATCTGGCCATCGGCCCGATTTACGAGACCACAACAAAAAAAATGCCGTTTGCCCCCCAAGGTTTAACTCAACTGCAAGAGTGGGTTAGACTGATCGACTCGCGCTACCCTTTGGTTGCCATTGGCGGTATTGATCTCACCAACGCCAGTGAAGTGCTGCAAACCGGTGTTGGCAGTGTTGCTATGGTTCGCGCGGTGACTGAAGCTGATAACTATAAAAAAGCATTGGCGGAATTTATGGCTCTGTGCGGCGATTGTTAA
- a CDS encoding putative signaling protein, whose product MDNGASSGPTEIEPIDMVRVVLLEDDPACYEFVHSLVAGSYGIDFYLDWVTSSADLFDHLEHETTDAVVMDCHVGKECGVNIARNMADRGFQHIPVILFTDVTDRDIDLAAMDAGVTDYLIKQETTASMFERSLRYAIRQKRTEAMVSYQALHDGLTGLANRSLLQEHLKRSMAEADRSGQFHALLFIDLDNFKTVNDTLGHSIGDDLLVEVAQRISGIGRKEDVVARFGGDEFVFLMGNLGANESEAKHAVNRVASKIKHVTCTPFDIEEHNVTVACSIGITLFNSDGAAFSELLKQSDIAMYKAKNDGKNQACFFVDEMEKTLVRDMAMVADLRQALERNELECFLQPIVCADDTSPVAAEVLLRWHHPQLGDVMPTQFIRCAEQYNLIVGIEQWVIRQACLFLNRLPELEFISVNISARHFLRPDFTDVVYGIVCASQTDPRRLVFELTETQLIEDSAGARFKMMELAQRGIRFALDDFGTGYSSVYLLKNLPFDIVKIDKSFIDDVHLSKASETFVAAIIAMGRALGQTIIAEGVETEAQHAILNRRHCTLLQGFRYAYPMSFDECVGWLNDRADDTLVHPDISTAVRLNR is encoded by the coding sequence ATGGACAATGGTGCGTCGTCGGGGCCTACTGAGATAGAGCCCATTGATATGGTAAGAGTTGTATTGCTTGAAGATGATCCTGCGTGCTATGAATTTGTGCACTCGCTGGTGGCTGGCAGTTATGGGATAGATTTTTACCTCGACTGGGTAACCAGCTCAGCGGATCTGTTTGATCATCTGGAACATGAAACCACCGATGCGGTGGTTATGGATTGCCATGTGGGTAAAGAGTGCGGCGTTAACATTGCACGAAACATGGCGGATAGAGGGTTTCAACACATCCCAGTTATTCTTTTCACTGACGTGACTGATCGCGATATTGATCTTGCGGCGATGGACGCCGGTGTTACTGATTACTTAATCAAGCAAGAAACCACTGCTTCGATGTTTGAACGCTCATTACGTTACGCCATTCGGCAGAAGCGTACCGAGGCGATGGTGAGTTATCAGGCGCTTCATGACGGGCTCACGGGCTTGGCAAATCGTAGTTTACTGCAGGAACACCTTAAGCGATCCATGGCTGAAGCCGACCGTTCTGGCCAATTCCATGCTCTGCTGTTTATTGATCTGGATAACTTCAAGACGGTTAACGACACCTTGGGGCACAGTATCGGTGACGACCTGCTCGTTGAAGTGGCTCAACGTATCTCTGGCATTGGCAGAAAAGAAGATGTGGTTGCCCGATTTGGCGGTGACGAGTTTGTATTCTTGATGGGCAACTTGGGCGCCAACGAGAGCGAAGCAAAACACGCAGTAAACCGTGTTGCCAGCAAGATTAAACATGTGACGTGTACCCCCTTTGATATCGAAGAACACAATGTAACCGTGGCTTGTAGTATCGGTATCACGCTATTTAACAGCGACGGTGCTGCATTTTCCGAGCTGCTTAAGCAATCTGATATCGCTATGTACAAAGCCAAAAATGACGGCAAAAATCAGGCCTGTTTCTTTGTTGATGAAATGGAAAAAACATTGGTTCGTGACATGGCCATGGTTGCAGATCTACGCCAAGCGTTGGAACGCAATGAACTTGAGTGTTTTTTGCAGCCGATTGTCTGTGCGGATGATACCTCCCCCGTGGCTGCTGAGGTGCTGTTGCGTTGGCATCATCCGCAGCTCGGTGATGTGATGCCAACACAATTTATTCGCTGTGCTGAACAATACAACCTGATTGTTGGTATAGAGCAATGGGTTATTCGCCAAGCTTGTTTGTTTTTGAATCGACTCCCTGAATTGGAGTTTATCTCCGTCAATATCAGCGCACGCCATTTTTTACGCCCGGATTTCACGGATGTTGTCTATGGCATTGTTTGTGCGAGCCAAACGGACCCTCGGCGGTTGGTTTTTGAGTTAACTGAAACCCAGTTGATTGAAGATTCTGCCGGTGCTCGTTTCAAAATGATGGAGCTCGCGCAGCGGGGCATTCGTTTTGCGCTGGATGACTTCGGTACAGGATACTCATCAGTCTACCTATTGAAAAACTTGCCATTCGATATCGTTAAGATTGATAAATCGTTTATCGATGATGTGCATTTGAGTAAAGCATCGGAAACTTTTGTGGCGGCAATCATCGCAATGGGACGGGCTCTTGGGCAAACGATCATTGCTGAAGGCGTAGAAACCGAAGCACAACACGCCATTCTGAATCGTCGGCACTGCACCCTGCTACAAGGCTTTCGTTATGCCTACCCGATGAGCTTTGATGAATGTGTCGGTTGGCTGAATGATCGAGCGGACGATACTCTCGTTCACCCCGATATATCGACCGCTGTTCGGTTAAATCGCTGA
- a CDS encoding Riboflavin biosynthesis protein: MSTEFVESSLLPMPFATFQMHGFWDDTTQKEHIALTLGDFGDGAPVLGRLHSECLTGDALFSLRCDCGPQLEAALKAIAEEGRGVLLYLRQEGRGIGLLNKIRAYKLQDEGADTVEANERLGFDADMRDYSMCSPMLEHLNISALRLMTNNPRKVTSLEEQGIDVVERLPLKAGHNPHNERYLATKKGKLGHLFNHQEEE; encoded by the coding sequence GTGTCTACTGAATTTGTCGAAAGCTCACTGCTGCCCATGCCATTTGCCACTTTCCAAATGCATGGATTCTGGGATGACACCACGCAAAAGGAACATATTGCACTCACTCTTGGCGACTTTGGCGACGGCGCTCCGGTACTCGGCCGCTTACACTCAGAATGTCTGACCGGCGACGCCTTATTTAGTTTACGCTGTGACTGCGGTCCTCAATTAGAAGCTGCATTAAAAGCCATTGCAGAAGAAGGCCGCGGCGTATTGCTCTACCTTCGTCAAGAAGGCAGAGGGATCGGCTTGCTCAATAAAATTCGTGCGTATAAATTACAAGACGAAGGCGCCGATACAGTCGAAGCCAACGAACGCTTAGGATTTGACGCCGATATGCGCGATTACAGCATGTGCAGCCCTATGCTGGAACATTTGAATATCTCTGCGCTGAGACTGATGACCAACAATCCACGTAAAGTAACATCACTGGAAGAACAAGGTATTGATGTGGTCGAACGCCTACCGCTGAAAGCAGGCCACAATCCTCACAATGAACGCTACTTAGCGACTAAAAAAGGCAAACTTGGCCACCTGTTTAATCATCAGGAAGAAGAATAA
- the dxs gene encoding 1-deoxy-D-xylulose-5-phosphate synthase: MSKRVFSIIPSTRPTTPLLDTVNDPQALRLLEPAELNQLVDELREYLLFAVGRTGGHFGAGLGVIELTVALHYVFNTPRDRLVWDVGHQTYPHKILTGRRDQMKHLRSQGGISGFPKRSESEYDTFGVGHSSTSISAALGMALASRNKGEDRHHVAVIGDGAMTAGMAFEALHHAAHTKANMLVVLNDNQMSISANEGGLASYFAKIWVSKFYTSVREGGKRVLSHVPPALELARKTEEHMKGMVSPATLFEELGFNYIGPVDGHDLPSLLTTLGNMSELKGPQLLHVITQKGHGFTPAEEDPIGYHAITKILPESERKAPKAVVPKPAPKYQDVFGRWLCDQAQQDDRLIGITPAMREGSGMVEFSEEFPERYYDVAIAEQHAVTLAAGLACEEQKPVVAIYSTFLQRAYDQLIHDVAIQDLDVLFSIDRAGLVGEDGATHAGSFDLSYLRCIPNMVVMAPSDENETRLLLSTGYQHKGPAAVRYPRGTGTGTVMTQSLETVEVGKAVTRREGVQVAFLCFGTLLIEAMKAAEHINATVVDMRFVKPLDEALIRQLVETHALLVTVEDNAVMGGAGSAVNEFLNGEGIRTHCLNLGLPDIFINHGKRNDLLNECGLSADGMVDAVQRRMALLELPLVSVS; this comes from the coding sequence GTGTCAAAACGCGTTTTTTCTATCATTCCGTCAACTCGGCCAACGACGCCTTTATTGGATACTGTTAACGATCCACAGGCATTGCGTTTACTGGAGCCGGCTGAGCTAAATCAGCTGGTCGATGAGTTGCGTGAGTACCTGCTCTTTGCGGTGGGCCGCACCGGCGGTCACTTTGGTGCCGGGTTGGGGGTTATTGAACTAACTGTGGCCCTGCATTATGTATTTAACACACCCCGTGATCGACTGGTCTGGGATGTGGGTCACCAAACCTATCCGCATAAAATTCTCACCGGCCGCCGTGACCAAATGAAACATTTGCGCAGCCAGGGCGGGATTTCGGGATTTCCCAAGCGTTCAGAGAGTGAATACGATACTTTTGGGGTCGGTCATTCGAGTACCAGTATCAGTGCAGCTTTAGGCATGGCGTTGGCATCCCGTAATAAGGGTGAAGATCGCCATCATGTTGCAGTTATCGGTGACGGCGCGATGACTGCCGGCATGGCTTTTGAGGCTTTGCATCACGCGGCGCATACCAAGGCCAACATGTTGGTTGTTCTGAACGACAATCAGATGTCGATTTCTGCCAATGAAGGTGGCTTGGCCAGTTATTTTGCCAAAATTTGGGTGAGTAAGTTTTATACCTCCGTTCGCGAAGGCGGAAAACGTGTATTGTCGCATGTCCCACCTGCGTTGGAGCTGGCTCGCAAAACCGAAGAACACATGAAAGGCATGGTTTCGCCTGCCACTTTGTTTGAAGAACTCGGTTTCAACTATATCGGCCCGGTGGATGGTCATGATCTACCATCGTTGCTGACCACTCTTGGCAACATGAGCGAACTCAAAGGCCCACAGTTGCTGCATGTCATCACACAGAAAGGCCATGGGTTTACGCCCGCCGAAGAAGACCCTATCGGTTACCATGCCATCACCAAAATTCTCCCCGAGAGTGAACGTAAAGCCCCTAAAGCTGTTGTACCGAAGCCTGCGCCCAAGTATCAGGATGTGTTTGGTCGCTGGTTATGTGATCAAGCCCAGCAAGATGATCGGCTGATTGGTATTACGCCAGCGATGCGTGAAGGCTCTGGTATGGTTGAATTCTCTGAAGAGTTCCCCGAGCGTTATTATGATGTCGCGATTGCGGAACAACATGCTGTAACGTTGGCCGCGGGTTTGGCCTGTGAGGAACAAAAGCCTGTTGTGGCAATCTATTCAACGTTTTTGCAGCGCGCTTATGATCAATTGATACACGATGTGGCGATTCAGGATCTAGACGTGCTGTTTTCGATTGACCGGGCGGGTTTAGTCGGCGAAGACGGAGCAACCCATGCGGGTTCTTTTGATCTCAGTTATCTCCGGTGCATTCCCAATATGGTTGTGATGGCGCCTTCTGATGAAAATGAAACGCGCTTGTTGCTAAGTACGGGATACCAGCACAAAGGGCCGGCAGCTGTACGCTATCCTCGCGGTACAGGTACGGGCACCGTGATGACGCAAAGCCTTGAAACCGTTGAAGTGGGTAAGGCAGTGACACGTCGTGAAGGCGTGCAGGTTGCCTTTTTGTGTTTTGGCACATTATTGATTGAAGCAATGAAAGCTGCCGAACATATCAATGCCACCGTTGTTGATATGCGCTTCGTGAAACCCTTGGATGAAGCTCTGATTCGGCAGTTAGTCGAGACTCACGCGTTGTTAGTGACTGTGGAAGATAATGCGGTAATGGGGGGCGCAGGCAGTGCCGTGAATGAATTCCTGAATGGTGAAGGTATTCGAACCCACTGTTTGAATCTTGGTCTGCCAGATATTTTTATTAATCACGGCAAGCGTAACGATTTACTTAATGAATGTGGCTTGAGTGCTGATGGCATGGTCGACGCGGTGCAGCGCCGGATGGCATTGCTTGAATTACCATTGGTATCGGTTTCTTAG
- the ispA gene encoding Farnesyl diphosphate synthase, which yields MDAVLDTFLTKIRNRIHGHLHHTLKNQKSVFADAGTQQLQRLMDAVLYSVDNGGKRLRPALVYASAQAVVPALDVDQWAALDDVALAIECTHSYSLVHDDLPAMDDDDLRRGKPTCHIAYDEATAILVGDGLQALAFELIASSDLSSQRRIAIVAILARAAGNYGMVGGQAVDLASENQTVDLPTLELLHRLKTGAMIRASVAAGATAVGATKAQLSALDAYANAIGLAFQVHDDVLDIQSDTETLGKPQGADLRQNKATYPSLMGLDEAISKAASLIEEAHAALAQLPHEATPLAAIADYIIERDH from the coding sequence ATGGACGCCGTTCTCGACACCTTTCTAACCAAAATCCGTAACCGTATTCACGGGCACCTTCACCATACCCTCAAGAATCAAAAAAGTGTTTTTGCCGATGCAGGTACGCAGCAGCTACAGCGTTTGATGGATGCTGTTCTCTACAGTGTCGATAACGGCGGTAAACGTCTGCGCCCGGCGCTGGTCTATGCCTCTGCGCAAGCGGTAGTGCCAGCATTGGATGTGGATCAATGGGCAGCGCTGGATGATGTCGCGCTGGCGATCGAATGCACGCACAGTTACTCCTTGGTGCATGATGATTTGCCGGCAATGGATGATGATGATTTACGACGTGGCAAGCCAACGTGCCATATTGCCTATGACGAAGCGACCGCAATACTGGTCGGCGATGGATTGCAGGCGCTGGCGTTTGAGTTGATCGCGAGTAGTGACTTGTCCTCACAACGGCGCATTGCCATTGTGGCTATCTTGGCTCGTGCCGCCGGCAATTACGGTATGGTAGGTGGGCAGGCGGTGGATCTTGCCAGTGAAAACCAAACCGTTGATTTACCAACGCTGGAGCTACTGCATCGATTAAAAACCGGTGCCATGATCCGTGCCAGTGTTGCTGCTGGGGCAACCGCCGTTGGCGCAACGAAAGCGCAACTCAGCGCGTTGGACGCCTATGCAAATGCGATAGGGTTAGCGTTTCAGGTTCATGATGACGTGTTGGATATTCAATCAGATACCGAAACCCTGGGTAAACCACAGGGTGCCGATCTCCGGCAAAATAAAGCCACTTATCCCTCGTTGATGGGGCTGGATGAAGCAATTAGTAAAGCGGCTAGTTTGATAGAGGAAGCCCATGCGGCATTGGCTCAACTACCTCATGAAGCGACGCCCCTAGCAGCCATCGCTGATTATATTATCGAGCGCGATCACTGA
- the xseB gene encoding Exodeoxyribonuclease 7 small subunit: MPRKKAPAFEQSLQELETIVQQMERGDLELEQSLAAFEKGISLIRECQTTLDAAEQRVQQLTATAQGLQLTELDDDELS; this comes from the coding sequence ATGCCCAGGAAAAAAGCCCCGGCTTTCGAACAATCCCTGCAGGAACTGGAAACCATCGTTCAGCAAATGGAACGCGGTGATCTTGAGCTGGAGCAATCGCTTGCCGCGTTCGAAAAAGGTATCTCCCTGATTCGAGAATGCCAGACAACATTGGATGCTGCAGAGCAGCGAGTTCAACAGCTGACTGCAACCGCCCAAGGATTGCAGCTTACGGAACTCGATGACGACGAGCTGAGCTGA
- the glnG gene encoding DNA-binding transcriptional regulator NtrC → MNKTNHVWVVDDDKSIRWVLEKALTQAGIQITSFPSGDAANERLLHERPDAIISDIRMPGMDGLELLQRINEQYPNLPVVITTAHSDLDSAVNSYQKGAFEYLPKPFDVDEVVEVTRRAIEHSHDNQAAVDEGAGVVEDTEIIGEAPAMQEVFRAIGRLSHSNITVLINGESGTGKELVAHALHKHSPRAASPFIALNMAAIPKDLMESELFGHEKGAFTGASSQRKGRFEQANGGTLFLDEIGDMPADTQTRLLRVLADGEFYRVGGHVPVKVDVRIIAATHQDLETLVDERQFREDLFHRLNVIRIHIPRLSDRREDIPKLAQHFLAQAAKELDVEVKVLDQQVQDYLCTLPWPGNVRQLENTCRWITVMASGREVHLSDLPPELTHGDAMTGDGDQGSWPELLANWADRELASGKKGLLDEAVPAFERIMIETALKHTHGRKRDAAVLLGWGRNTLTRKMKELNMDGSDDE, encoded by the coding sequence ATGAATAAGACGAATCATGTTTGGGTAGTGGATGATGATAAGTCGATTCGCTGGGTGTTAGAAAAAGCGCTGACACAAGCGGGTATTCAGATCACCAGCTTCCCGTCCGGCGATGCAGCGAATGAGCGTCTGCTGCATGAGCGGCCAGATGCGATTATCAGTGATATTCGCATGCCGGGTATGGATGGTCTGGAGTTATTGCAGCGCATTAATGAGCAATACCCCAATTTGCCGGTAGTGATTACAACGGCACACTCTGACTTGGATAGCGCCGTTAACTCTTATCAAAAAGGGGCGTTCGAGTATTTGCCAAAACCGTTTGATGTTGATGAGGTGGTTGAAGTAACGCGTCGTGCCATTGAGCACTCTCATGACAATCAAGCCGCAGTCGATGAAGGCGCTGGTGTCGTTGAGGATACAGAAATTATTGGCGAAGCGCCGGCGATGCAGGAAGTGTTCCGAGCGATTGGTCGCTTATCGCATTCGAACATTACCGTATTGATTAATGGTGAATCCGGTACCGGTAAAGAGCTGGTAGCGCACGCATTGCACAAACATTCACCGCGTGCGGCATCGCCTTTTATTGCTCTGAACATGGCAGCGATTCCTAAAGATTTGATGGAGTCGGAGCTGTTTGGCCATGAAAAGGGTGCTTTCACCGGAGCGAGTTCGCAGCGTAAAGGACGTTTCGAGCAGGCCAATGGCGGCACCCTCTTTCTGGACGAAATCGGTGATATGCCGGCGGATACCCAGACACGTCTGTTACGGGTGCTAGCTGACGGCGAGTTCTATCGCGTTGGTGGTCATGTGCCGGTGAAAGTTGATGTGCGCATAATTGCTGCAACGCATCAGGATCTCGAAACGCTGGTCGATGAGCGCCAGTTCCGGGAGGATTTGTTCCATCGGTTGAATGTTATCCGTATCCACATTCCGCGTTTGAGTGATCGCCGGGAAGATATCCCAAAACTGGCCCAGCATTTTCTGGCTCAGGCTGCCAAAGAGCTGGATGTTGAGGTCAAAGTACTTGATCAGCAAGTGCAAGATTATCTGTGCACGCTGCCATGGCCGGGTAATGTGCGTCAGCTTGAGAACACCTGCCGCTGGATTACCGTGATGGCATCCGGTCGCGAAGTGCATTTAAGTGATTTGCCGCCGGAGTTGACGCATGGCGATGCCATGACAGGCGATGGTGATCAAGGCAGTTGGCCGGAGTTGCTTGCCAATTGGGCAGATCGAGAGTTGGCCAGTGGCAAGAAGGGGTTGTTGGATGAAGCTGTGCCAGCCTTTGAGCGCATTATGATCGAAACAGCATTGAAGCACACTCATGGCCGCAAGCGCGATGCCGCTGTGTTACTCGGGTGGGGACGCAATACCCTGACGCGTAAAATGAAAGAACTCAACATGGATGGCAGTGACGACGAATAA
- the glnL gene encoding Sensory histidine kinase/phosphatase NtrB, translating into MKLAEPLYRSIFDNMHIAVLLVDDEMALRYMNASAESLLQISAQRQLGARIDSLFSENGAYPEGLVKAISERQRLTKRKTLLRLPNLEEISVNYTVTPFHDQDSWFLMEIEQLDRVLQISQEEMLVSSQAVAQHMIRGLAHEIKNPLGGLRGAAQLLERELDNDEHREYTDIIIQEADRLRNLVDRLLGPHKSMQMESLNILEVLEYVRKLVAVECPSHIRTLIDYDPSIPNICGDREQLVQAMLNIMRNAMQALSDQEVGVITLRTRIQRKFTIGNTQHNIILRVDITDNGPGIPADLVDNLFFPMVSGRAEGTGLGLSIAQSVVNRHNGLIKFETQRGETTFSIFLPLEPINE; encoded by the coding sequence ATGAAACTAGCTGAGCCTCTATACCGATCCATCTTTGACAATATGCATATCGCGGTATTGTTGGTTGATGATGAAATGGCTCTCCGATACATGAATGCCTCTGCCGAATCGTTGCTGCAAATTAGTGCGCAGCGTCAGTTGGGCGCGCGTATCGACAGTTTGTTTTCAGAAAACGGCGCCTACCCTGAAGGGCTGGTGAAAGCCATCAGCGAGCGTCAGCGATTGACCAAGCGCAAGACCTTGTTGCGGTTGCCCAATCTTGAAGAGATATCGGTCAATTACACGGTCACGCCGTTCCATGATCAAGACAGCTGGTTTCTGATGGAAATTGAGCAGCTCGATCGAGTCCTGCAAATCAGCCAAGAAGAAATGCTGGTTTCTTCGCAAGCCGTGGCTCAGCATATGATTCGCGGGCTTGCCCATGAAATTAAAAACCCTCTCGGTGGTTTACGTGGGGCGGCGCAACTGCTCGAGCGCGAATTGGATAATGATGAGCACCGTGAATATACCGACATTATTATTCAAGAAGCCGATCGGTTAAGAAACCTAGTGGACCGATTGTTAGGGCCACACAAGTCGATGCAGATGGAATCGCTGAATATTCTGGAAGTACTCGAGTATGTGCGTAAATTAGTGGCGGTAGAGTGTCCGTCGCATATTCGCACCCTGATCGATTATGATCCGAGTATCCCCAACATCTGTGGTGATCGTGAGCAGTTAGTGCAAGCGATGCTGAATATTATGCGTAATGCGATGCAAGCACTGTCAGATCAAGAGGTTGGTGTGATTACGTTGCGCACACGTATTCAACGTAAGTTCACCATTGGGAATACCCAGCACAACATCATTTTACGTGTTGATATCACCGACAATGGGCCGGGGATTCCGGCCGATTTAGTAGATAACCTGTTTTTTCCAATGGTCAGTGGTCGTGCTGAAGGCACGGGTCTTGGTCTATCAATCGCCCAGTCGGTGGTTAACCGACACAACGGGCTGATCAAATTTGAAACACAACGCGGCGAAACTACCTTTTCTATCTTTTTGCCTCTGGAGCCGATAAATGAATAA